In Centroberyx gerrardi isolate f3 chromosome 20, fCenGer3.hap1.cur.20231027, whole genome shotgun sequence, a genomic segment contains:
- the irf3 gene encoding interferon regulatory factor 3 produces MSHSKPLLIPWLRAQIDSRRYPGVSWMNPEHTEFSIPWKHALRQDSSSVDVLIFKAWAEVSGSGRAHGDPSVWKRNFRSALRAKGFKMLSDNKNDAADPHKVFCWPDKAPSGACSSAGSQDQEEPDLFEELSFSNQESQVVPCFGENIFLPDDTFTESTIDHDILQECLQGLNIKPETEGIAGFEPPPEQQQQPSQGVIGGHVLPEQQQYPVAFEGAAGGVVLPEQPAYPIDGAVGGACDPQMVEQFREIMSKTMVGDHFKTQFRVSVYYRGVMVSEQLIENEAGLRLVYRPELTQPVLDRDTGLSVVTLPRPGAMLDKTQANLTQRILDKLGEGLEVGVSGPVVYGQRLGEIKAFWSLCKFDRSRQPREVSKLEPQPLYLFKDFVRGILDFISGKECPSCSLFFCLGEKWPDPHNRPWEKKLIMVEVVLTSLEILKCLAVGGGASSLQSVELQLSLEEMMELC; encoded by the exons ATGTCTCACTCAAAGCCCCTGCTCATCCCCTGGCTGCGGGCCCAGATCGACAGCAGGAGATACCCGGGGGTTTCCTGGATGAACCCGGAGCACACGGAGTTCTCCATCCCGTGGAAACACGCTCTGAGGCAGGACTCCTCCAGCGTCGACGTGCTCATCTTCAAG GCCTGGGCAGAGGTGAGTGGAAGCGGCAGGGCTCACGGCGACCCGTCCGTCTGGAAGAGGAACTTCCGCAGCGCCCTCCGAGCCAAAGGCTTCAAAATGTTATCCGACAACAAGAACGACGCCGCGGACCCCCACAAAGTGTTCTGCTGGCCGGACAAGGCGCCCTCAGGAG CTTGCTCTTCTGCTGGATCCCAGGACCAAGAGGAGCCTGATTTGTTTGAAGAGCTTTCCTTTTCTAATCAAGAA AGCCAGGTTGTCCCATGTTTTGGTGAAAATATCTTTCTGCCAGATGACACTTTTACAG AATCCACCATTGACCATGATATTCTGCAGGAGTGTCTGCAGGGACTGAACATTAAGCCTGAAACAG AGGGCATCGCTGGTTTCGAGCCTCCTCctgagcaacaacaacaacccagTCAGGGTGTGATTGGTGGACACGTGTTGCCTGAGCAACAGCAGTATCCAGTAGCATTCGAGGGTGCAGCCGGTGGAGTTGTGTTGCCTGAGCAACCAGCATATCCAATAGATGGAGCTGTAGGAGGAGCCTGCGATCCGCAGATGGTGGAGCAGTTCAGAGAAATCATGTCCAAGACCATGGTTGGAGATCATTTCA AGACTCAGTTCAGGGTGTCGGTGTACTACAGAGGGGTGATGGTGTCTGAGCAGCTGATTGAGAATGAAGCTGGACTCCGCCTAGTCTACAG GCCTGAACTCACCCAGCCTGTCCTGGATCGTGACACGGGCCTGTCCGTGGTAACCCTGCCAAGACCCGGGGCCATGCTAGACAAGACTCAGGCCAATCTGACCCAGCGCATCCTGGACAAGCTGGGAGAGGGTCTGGAGGTGGGGGTGTCCGGCCCCGTGGTCTACGGCCAGCGCCTTGGTGAAATCAAGGCTTTCTGGAGCCTCTGCAAGTTTGACCGCAGCAGACAGCCGCGGGAAGTCTCCAAACTAGAGCCTCAGCCTCTTTATCTGTTCAAGGACTTTGTGCgag GAATACTGGACTTCATTAGTGGAAAAGAGTGTCCCTCCTGTTCGCTGTTCTTCTGTCTGGGGGAGAAGTGGCCCGACCCACACAACAGGCCATGGGAGAAGAAACTCATCATGGTGGAG gTGGTCCTAACATCACTGGAGATACTGAAGTGTCTGGCTGTGGGAGGTGGCGCCTCCTCCCTGCAGTCTGTGGAACTGCAGCTTTCCCTAGAGGAGATGATGGAGTTGTGTTGA